The Desulfosoma caldarium nucleotide sequence ACTGGGGCTGATGAACCCCAAAAGATGCGCATAAAGGTATCCGGCCAAGGCGGCCATCAGGGCGCTGAAGGAAAACATCACGGCTTTGAAGTGCGCCGTATGGATGCCACTGGCGGCCGCTCCGCCCTCACTGTCCCCAAGCGCTCGAAGCGCCCAGCCCACGCGTGAATCCACCACTCGAGCGCACAAGACCAAGAACAAAACCACCGTGGCCCACACAGTGTAAAACCCGCTTCGGCCGAGTTCCACTGTGATGAACCCTAAGGCCAATGGAGGAATGCCCACCAATCCTGAGGCCCCTCCGGTGTAAGTGTCCCATTCTCGAAAGATCACATGGGCAATGATGCCCAAGCCCAAGGTTCCCATGGCCAGGTAATAGCCGGAAAGGCGAAGCACAGGCCGCCCGATGAGATAGCCCACGAGGCACGCCGCCCCCAGGACCACGGGCAGCGCAGCCAATGGGGACCACTGAAAGTGGGTGGTGAGAATGCCCGTGCCGTAGGCTCCCAAGCCAAAAAAAGCAGCATGCCCCAAAGAAATCTGCCCCGCATAGCCCATGAGCATGTTCAAGCCCAGCGCCAACAGGGTGTGAATGCCGATGACAATGAGAAGTTGCAGGGTGTAGGGGTTGTGAACCCAAAAACCGACGGCCACAACCCCCACGGCCAACGCGGCGGTCGACCACAGCCTTTTTTCGAAACCCACCGACGCTCCTTTGCTTCACCAAACCCTAGAACCGTTTCACCGCCGAAGCGCCCAACAGCCCGGACGGACGCACCATCAAAATGATCAAAAGAACCAGGAACGCAATGGCATCCTTGATGCCCGAAGAGAAATAGCCCACACCCAAGGATTCCAACACACCCAGCACAACACCTCCAAGGGCCGCCCCCCAATGGCTTCCCAGCCCTCCCAGCATGGCGGCACAAAAACCTTTGAGACCCAGCATGGTGCCCATATCGTAACTGCACATGGTGATGGGCGCGATGATCACGCCACCTACAGCCCCCAAGGCGGCACTTAGACCAAAGGCCAACAGCACCATGCGTTCGCTGGGAATGCCTAAAATCCACGCGGCGTGTCGATGAATGGCACAGGCTTCCATGGCCTTACCGCTCAAAGTGCGCTTGGCGAAAAGATGCAAGCCCGTCATCAGGGCCACCACGATGCCCAAAATCCACAGGCTTTGCGGCATGAGCGCCGCCCCCAGCACTCGCACGGGTTTCACCGAAGCCGTCAGGGCCGGCACGCTGTAGGGATCCTTGCCCCACAATCGCATGGCCACCCCCCGAAGAAAAATGCTCGCGCCCACGGTGATGATGATGAGGGTGATCGGTTCCGGTTTCTTGACCGGCCGCAGCGCAATCCGTTCCAGACAAAGGCCCAGCACGGCTACCAGAACCACGGCTATGGCAAAGGCAGCCACCAGGGGCCATCCCAGCGCCACGCTCAGAGTATAAAAACCCAGGCCACCCAACATCACCCATTCGCCTTGAGCAAAGTTGATGAGGTCCGTGGCGTTGTAGAGCACATTGAAGCCCAGGGCGATGAGCCCGTAGATGGCCCCCGTGGTCACGCCGGTAAGAAAAAACTGCAGGAACTCACTCATGGTATTGGATGCGCCCTATTTCAATCCAAAAGCTTCCAGGTACCGTTGCGAATTTCCACCATGACGAACGCGTCAGGCCCCAAGCCGTTATGGTCTTGAGCTGTCATGGTGAACACCCCGGTGATGCCCACATGGCCGGAAATCTTCTCCAGATTGTCACGAATCTTGGCCTTGTCGCCACCGGTGCCCTTGAGGGCCTTGGCCAGCATGTGCATGGCATCGTAGGCGTAGCCTCCGAAACCGGACACGCCCCCGCCGTAGCGCTTGGTGTACTCGGCGATGTAGCGGGTCAAAACGGCCTTTTGAGGATCAGAGGCCGGCAAGAGATCGGCCACGAGAATCTTCCCCGTAGGCAGACGAATGCCTTCGGCCGCTTCGCCGGCTAGTTCGATAAACTTGGGCGACGCCACGCCATGGCTTTGATACAGAGCGAAAGTGAGCCCCAGCTGGCGCATGTTCTTGGCCACCACCGCAGGCCCCGGATTGGTGCCCCAGCACACCACAGCGTCCGGATTTTGCCCTTTGATCTTCGTTAGCTGGGCCGTCATGTCCGTATCGTTGGCTCCATAGGCCTCTTCCTTGACGATTTTGATGCCGTATTCAGGAGCCTGCTTGACCAGCTGATCGCGACCGCTCACACCAAAGGCGTTGGTCACCGACAAAATGCCGATCTTTTTGATTCCGTGTTTGTGCATGTGCTTGTAGATGGTCGCCACGGCCAGGACATCGCTTTGGGCCGTCTTGAAAACGTAAGGCTTGACGGGTTCCACAATCTGAATACCGGCGGCGCAACTGATGAGCGGTACCTGAA carries:
- a CDS encoding branched-chain amino acid ABC transporter permease, with amino-acid sequence MGFEKRLWSTAALAVGVVAVGFWVHNPYTLQLLIVIGIHTLLALGLNMLMGYAGQISLGHAAFFGLGAYGTGILTTHFQWSPLAALPVVLGAACLVGYLIGRPVLRLSGYYLAMGTLGLGIIAHVIFREWDTYTGGASGLVGIPPLALGFITVELGRSGFYTVWATVVLFLVLCARVVDSRVGWALRALGDSEGGAAASGIHTAHFKAVMFSFSALMAALAGYLYAHLLGFISPSSFDFLMSIRMVTMVVIGGMASIWGSLLGASVITLLPEWLHVFCDYEMMVYGLILMVVMIFLPQGLTRGVLDAVQRARSRAHQL
- a CDS encoding ABC transporter substrate-binding protein, which codes for MECRARPWVSWMAAAAVMLGCMVGPKGLWGAEPYKIGGVFSITGSSSFLGDPEKKSLEMAVEEINAQGGIDGRPVEAVIYDTEGDPTKAVLAVNKLISKDNVLAIIGPSLTPTTLAVMPIVERVQVPLISCAAGIQIVEPVKPYVFKTAQSDVLAVATIYKHMHKHGIKKIGILSVTNAFGVSGRDQLVKQAPEYGIKIVKEEAYGANDTDMTAQLTKIKGQNPDAVVCWGTNPGPAVVAKNMRQLGLTFALYQSHGVASPKFIELAGEAAEGIRLPTGKILVADLLPASDPQKAVLTRYIAEYTKRYGGGVSGFGGYAYDAMHMLAKALKGTGGDKAKIRDNLEKISGHVGITGVFTMTAQDHNGLGPDAFVMVEIRNGTWKLLD
- a CDS encoding branched-chain amino acid ABC transporter permease — translated: MSEFLQFFLTGVTTGAIYGLIALGFNVLYNATDLINFAQGEWVMLGGLGFYTLSVALGWPLVAAFAIAVVLVAVLGLCLERIALRPVKKPEPITLIIITVGASIFLRGVAMRLWGKDPYSVPALTASVKPVRVLGAALMPQSLWILGIVVALMTGLHLFAKRTLSGKAMEACAIHRHAAWILGIPSERMVLLAFGLSAALGAVGGVIIAPITMCSYDMGTMLGLKGFCAAMLGGLGSHWGAALGGVVLGVLESLGVGYFSSGIKDAIAFLVLLIILMVRPSGLLGASAVKRF